A stretch of DNA from Candidatus Hydrogenedens sp.:
GCTGAGATGCGGACCACATGGCACTCTATAATTCTTGCCTTGACTGGCGGTGCTGTCGGGCTACCCAGTGTAAATAACTATCATATTTACGGTTTGGCAAAGGCAAATGATGGTGCAATTGCTGCGAATGGTGACCTTGATGGTGACGGTAAGACGAATTTGCAAGAAGCACAAGAAGTCATTGCGGTAGGTGGTGGCATGGAATTATTTGTAAAAGCGGCTACAGATAAGACCAACATGTGGCCCGGCAATCCGGAAATTCCTGTGGGCTCCATTGCAATTATTGGTGCAATTTCAGGTGTAATTGTCGCCGGCAGTTCGTTAATCTTAGTCCGTCGGCGGAAGCAAGCATAATAAATAAGTTTTGGTATGTAACAGCACCCGGTTGTTGTGATACCGGGTGCTGTGAGTAGTTATAACTTTAATATATAAGAATAGGAGTTAGTGTTATGAAACAGAAAGGTTTTACATTGATTGAACTCCTTGTCGTTATCGCCATTATTGGCATACTTGCGGCAATTTTATTGCCGGCTCTTGCTCGTGCTCGTGAAGCGGCACGCCGTTCATCCTGTCAAAACAACTTAAAGCAGATAGGTTTGTCTATGAAGATGTATGCTAACGAGGCAAAAGGAGAACGCTTCCCTACAGTAAGTATAGCAGGTGGAGATACTTGTGATGATATTGGCATTGATTTCATGTGGTGGGGACCACAGTTATATCCGGAATATCTTTCCGATTTGGCTGTAAATGTGTGTCCTTCTGATTCTGATGGCAAACGTGCATTTACCGATGGTCGTTGGCATTGTGGTGAGAATCCGGATAATCCAGTGTGCCCTTGCAGGATTGACGCCCTATCCTATATTTACCTCTGCTGGACTGTGCGAGAACAGGACTATATGAATCCCGGTATGGATGCAAATGACCCAACNNNNNNNNNNNNNNNNNNNNNNNNNNNNNNNNNNNNNNNNNNNNNNNNNNNNNNNNNNNNNNNNNNNNNNNNNNNNNNNNNNNNNNNNNNNNNNNNNNNNGGTTTGGAAACGACTCCTTCAGATTTCAATCACATCCCTGGTGGTGCTAATGTTCTGTTCATGGATGGGCATGTGGAATTTCTTC
This window harbors:
- a CDS encoding DUF1559 domain-containing protein, which translates into the protein MKQKGFTLIELLVVIAIIGILAAILLPALARAREAARRSSCQNNLKQIGLSMKMYANEAKGERFPTVSIAGGDTCDDIGIDFMWWGPQLYPEYLSDLAVNVCPSDSDGKRAFTDGRWHCGENPDNPVCPCRIDALSYIYLCWTVREQDYMNPGMDANDPT